Proteins encoded within one genomic window of Micromonospora halotolerans:
- a CDS encoding glycosyltransferase family 39 protein, translating to MMDADTMVLPRLGSGEIRVEDPWGEDRAVGSRAGGHRPPADTARWRLAAWLLPALLAGALGVVGAGTPGLRLAELATWRAATSPWPDGMPGGDTTLVPYHLLMRAWAAAFGITDLALRVPSLLAVAATAALVGALAARMFAPGTGLLAGVIFALLPSVTRYAQEAQPYALALFAAVLATWFLLPALDRPSLRRLAPYAAAVALLGLCHAMALLLLVGHGWVVLAFRRGMTGRWLAAALLGALPAAALLWAGVRAGGQVAPAARPDLAALAATPRELFGVAALGAVLLGLALFSLPLRRAAAICTAWAVLPPLGLLLIAQATPVWSPSSLLFTLPAWATLAAAALSRVRPRWWVVAVAALALIVAPAQAAVRAPDGHGQATREVAEIVGARRLPADGVVYGDADARTLVARYLPADRRPTDLFAAAPPHDCAGCLWGVRRLWVIRPGERSDPVPPVGGAAERLLRSGYQVAQVWHRAGFTLALLVDDRTAR from the coding sequence ATGATGGACGCGGACACCATGGTCCTGCCCCGGCTCGGGTCGGGAGAGATCCGGGTCGAGGACCCGTGGGGCGAGGACCGTGCGGTCGGTTCCAGGGCCGGCGGCCACCGTCCACCGGCCGACACCGCCCGCTGGCGGCTCGCCGCATGGCTGCTGCCGGCGCTGCTGGCCGGCGCGCTCGGCGTCGTGGGGGCCGGCACACCCGGCCTGCGCCTCGCGGAACTGGCGACCTGGCGGGCCGCCACCTCTCCCTGGCCGGACGGGATGCCCGGCGGCGACACCACGCTCGTGCCGTACCACCTGCTGATGCGCGCCTGGGCGGCGGCCTTCGGCATCACCGACCTGGCGCTGCGCGTACCGTCCCTGCTCGCCGTGGCGGCGACCGCCGCGCTCGTCGGCGCGCTGGCCGCGCGGATGTTCGCGCCGGGCACGGGGCTCCTCGCCGGGGTGATCTTCGCGCTGCTGCCGAGCGTCACCCGGTACGCCCAGGAGGCCCAGCCGTACGCGCTGGCCCTGTTCGCCGCCGTGCTCGCCACCTGGTTCCTGCTGCCCGCACTGGACCGGCCGAGCCTGCGCCGTCTCGCCCCGTACGCCGCGGCGGTGGCCCTGCTGGGCCTGTGCCACGCGATGGCGCTCCTGCTGCTGGTCGGGCACGGCTGGGTCGTGCTCGCGTTCCGGCGGGGGATGACCGGCCGGTGGCTGGCCGCCGCCCTCCTCGGCGCGCTCCCCGCCGCCGCGCTGCTCTGGGCCGGGGTACGCGCCGGCGGGCAGGTCGCGCCGGCGGCCCGCCCCGACCTGGCGGCCCTCGCCGCGACCCCCCGGGAGTTGTTCGGCGTCGCCGCGCTGGGCGCCGTGCTGCTCGGACTGGCGCTGTTCAGCCTCCCGCTGCGGCGCGCCGCGGCGATCTGCACCGCGTGGGCGGTGCTGCCGCCGCTCGGCCTGCTGCTCATCGCGCAGGCGACGCCGGTCTGGTCACCGTCGAGCCTGCTCTTCACGCTGCCGGCCTGGGCGACCCTGGCCGCGGCCGCCCTGTCCCGGGTTCGCCCCCGCTGGTGGGTGGTGGCGGTGGCCGCGCTGGCCCTGATCGTCGCGCCGGCCCAGGCGGCCGTCCGCGCGCCCGACGGGCACGGGCAGGCCACCCGCGAGGTCGCCGAGATCGTCGGCGCCCGGCGGCTGCCCGCCGACGGCGTGGTCTACGGCGACGCGGACGCGCGGACCCTCGTGGCCCGCTACCTTCCCGCCGACCGGCGGCCGACGGACCTGTTCGCCGCGGCGCCGCCGCACGACTGTGCCGGTTGCCTGTGGGGCGTTCGGCGACTGTGGGTGATCCGCCCCGGCGAACGGTCGGATCCCGTGCCGCCCGTCGGCGGCGCGGCGGAACGGCTGCTGCGCAGCGGATACCAGGTGGCGCAGGTCTGGCACCGGGCCGGGTTCACGCTGGCCCTCCTGGTGGACGACCGCACCGCCCGCTGA
- a CDS encoding glycosyl hydrolase, with the protein MRRLTAARVVLVLTGALLVTYAAAVAPTALFGGREDGRSDRPVRAEPESPPRPAAAEPEGSPRPAAEPFPPAGKAFIGVMTDKGPHDFAALDSFTAAARHQPQVMLFSASWNLDPFDRTLFDRISSRGMLPMLGWEPWDHRVDRAAREKNLPTREIDEIRSHQPAYRLSRITAGDFDTYLRSWAEGIRSLGYPVAIRLAHEMNGDWYPWSEATNGNRPGEYVQAWRHVHDLFRAAGVTNVTWVWSPNASWDQSLPKLSGLYPGDDYVDWVGVTGYYGIGAYTDYRSFDSIFGPTITEIRTFTRKPLVITETGASDAAGRKAEWIAEAFRALPRHRDILGLIWFEVDKEQDWRIVSSPAVAQAFAAAVADPRYRFGWRPGMVPRTKLND; encoded by the coding sequence GTGCGCAGGTTGACCGCCGCACGGGTCGTGCTGGTACTGACCGGCGCGCTGCTGGTGACCTACGCGGCCGCCGTGGCGCCGACCGCCCTGTTCGGGGGCCGGGAGGACGGCCGGTCCGACCGGCCCGTGAGGGCCGAGCCGGAATCCCCGCCCCGGCCCGCGGCAGCCGAGCCGGAAGGTTCGCCCCGGCCGGCCGCGGAACCCTTCCCGCCGGCCGGCAAGGCGTTCATCGGTGTGATGACCGACAAGGGCCCGCACGACTTCGCGGCGCTGGACTCGTTCACGGCGGCCGCGAGACACCAGCCGCAGGTGATGCTCTTCAGCGCGTCGTGGAACCTGGACCCGTTCGACCGGACGCTCTTCGACCGCATCAGCAGCCGGGGGATGCTGCCGATGCTGGGCTGGGAGCCGTGGGACCACCGGGTGGACCGTGCGGCCCGCGAGAAGAACCTGCCCACCCGGGAGATCGACGAGATCCGGTCCCACCAGCCCGCCTACCGGCTGTCCCGGATCACGGCCGGGGACTTCGACACCTACCTGCGGTCCTGGGCCGAAGGGATCAGGTCCCTCGGCTACCCGGTGGCCATCCGGTTGGCACACGAGATGAACGGTGACTGGTACCCATGGTCCGAGGCGACCAACGGCAACCGGCCGGGCGAGTACGTGCAGGCGTGGCGGCACGTGCACGACCTCTTCCGCGCGGCGGGGGTGACCAACGTGACCTGGGTGTGGAGCCCGAACGCCAGCTGGGACCAGTCGCTCCCGAAGCTCTCCGGGTTGTATCCGGGCGACGACTACGTCGACTGGGTGGGTGTCACGGGCTACTACGGGATCGGGGCGTACACGGACTACCGGTCCTTCGACTCGATCTTCGGCCCGACCATCACCGAGATCCGCACGTTCACCAGGAAACCGTTGGTCATCACCGAGACCGGCGCCTCCGACGCCGCGGGGCGCAAGGCCGAATGGATCGCGGAGGCCTTCCGCGCGCTGCCTCGGCACAGGGACATCCTCGGTCTCATCTGGTTCGAGGTGGACAAGGAGCAGGACTGGCGCATCGTCAGTTCGCCGGCCGTGGCGCAGGCCTTCGCCGCCGCGGTCGCCGACCCGCGCTACCGCTTCGGCTGGCGGCCCGGGATGGTCCCACGCACCAAGCTGAACGACTAG
- a CDS encoding glycosyltransferase family 2 protein, with protein MIAPAGPPAGKGPDRRQLNIRARLAYARCGATAGPLVAPRHPGAAVEFRHAASPAARLVLTLLVLVNSAAGLLFVGWLLLPQHVPGVGVAGSGGWQTIAARLGFCVVVGVELIRLAQNVVVWVFAFHARDPVPVDPPVGLRVALLTTIVPSKEPLDVAERTLRRLREIVYCGRVDVWILDEGDDPAVKEMAARLGVHHFSRKGRPEYNQPGGEFRARTKSGNHNAWRAEHENRYDVVANVDPDHVPLPNFLERTLGYFRDPDVAFVVTPQVYGNMHQNFVAHGASVQQYLYNGLIARGGNGLDAPLLTGTGHLYRPAAWRTIGGYQDSIIEDHLTSIRIHAATNPETGNKWKGVYTPDVVAIGEGPTSWADYFNQQKRWAAGICEILVRPELRAPRELPARRRWQYRLLQFYYPSVAVSLLLGNLATAMYLLTGVGSAQLDVTVWSVLWGSTFGTWFLLWLWLRRFNIAPHEREEIGMAGMALALFAGPIYVAAGFTALLRRKLGFVVTAKGRLRTIESFRTFRLHLCWAGVSAGLLGASFVLDNSSPLLRVWPVLTLLTGLGPPLIALASNLRADRRQDDEVVVPAPARAEAEEVHPPRSRVAAEGVLR; from the coding sequence GTGATCGCCCCGGCCGGACCGCCTGCCGGGAAGGGACCGGACCGCCGCCAGCTGAACATCCGGGCCCGCCTGGCGTACGCCAGGTGCGGCGCCACCGCCGGGCCGCTGGTCGCGCCGCGGCACCCGGGGGCGGCGGTGGAGTTCCGGCACGCCGCCTCGCCCGCGGCGCGGCTGGTGCTGACCCTGCTGGTGCTGGTCAACAGCGCGGCCGGGCTGCTGTTCGTCGGCTGGCTGCTGCTGCCCCAGCACGTGCCCGGCGTCGGCGTGGCCGGGTCCGGCGGCTGGCAGACGATCGCGGCCCGGCTGGGCTTCTGCGTGGTCGTCGGCGTCGAGTTGATCCGCCTGGCGCAGAACGTGGTGGTGTGGGTGTTCGCGTTCCACGCCCGCGACCCGGTGCCGGTCGACCCGCCGGTCGGCCTGCGGGTGGCCCTGCTCACCACGATCGTGCCCAGCAAGGAGCCGCTCGACGTGGCGGAGCGGACGCTGCGGCGTCTTCGGGAGATCGTCTACTGCGGGCGGGTCGACGTCTGGATCCTCGACGAGGGGGACGACCCGGCGGTCAAGGAGATGGCCGCGCGGCTCGGCGTCCACCACTTCAGTCGTAAGGGCCGGCCGGAGTACAACCAGCCCGGCGGGGAGTTCCGGGCCCGGACCAAGTCCGGCAACCACAACGCCTGGCGGGCCGAGCACGAGAACCGGTACGACGTGGTGGCCAACGTCGACCCGGACCACGTGCCGCTGCCCAACTTCCTCGAACGCACCCTTGGCTACTTCCGGGATCCGGACGTCGCCTTCGTGGTGACCCCCCAGGTGTACGGCAACATGCATCAGAACTTCGTGGCGCACGGCGCCTCCGTGCAGCAGTACCTCTACAACGGCCTCATCGCCCGCGGGGGCAACGGGCTGGACGCGCCGCTGCTCACCGGCACCGGCCACCTCTACCGGCCGGCGGCCTGGCGGACCATCGGCGGCTACCAGGACTCCATCATCGAGGATCACCTGACGAGCATCCGCATCCACGCCGCGACCAACCCGGAGACGGGCAACAAGTGGAAGGGCGTCTACACCCCCGACGTGGTGGCCATCGGCGAGGGCCCGACCTCGTGGGCGGACTACTTCAACCAGCAGAAGCGCTGGGCGGCCGGGATCTGCGAGATCCTCGTCCGGCCCGAGCTGCGCGCGCCGCGCGAGCTGCCCGCACGGCGGCGGTGGCAGTACCGCCTGCTCCAGTTCTACTACCCGAGCGTGGCGGTGAGCCTGCTGCTGGGCAACCTCGCCACCGCCATGTACCTGCTCACCGGGGTCGGTTCGGCGCAGCTCGACGTCACCGTGTGGTCGGTGCTCTGGGGCTCGACCTTCGGCACCTGGTTCCTGCTGTGGCTCTGGCTCCGCCGCTTCAACATCGCCCCGCACGAACGGGAGGAGATCGGCATGGCCGGCATGGCGCTGGCGCTGTTCGCCGGGCCCATCTACGTGGCCGCCGGGTTCACCGCGCTGCTGCGCCGCAAACTCGGGTTCGTAGTGACGGCCAAGGGGAGGCTGCGCACCATCGAGTCGTTCCGCACGTTTCGGCTGCACCTCTGCTGGGCGGGCGTCTCCGCGGGTCTGCTCGGCGCGAGCTTCGTGCTGGACAACAGCTCACCCCTGCTGCGGGTGTGGCCCGTCCTGACCCTCCTGACCGGCCTCGGTCCGCCACTGATCGCGCTCGCGTCGAACCTGCGGGCCGATCGCCGCCAGGACGACGAGGTGGTCGTGCCCGCCCCCGCTCGCGCGGAGGCCGAGGAGGTCCATCCGCCGAGGTCCCGGGTCGCGGCTGAGGGAGTCCTGCGATGA
- a CDS encoding glycoside hydrolase family 26 protein, whose protein sequence is MARLTRPRVLVLAIAALLLAYALALAPVTTSGGGEDAAPRPPTTAESGAVVPAGAASPPLQLVPELFPPAGKAFVGVMTDKGPYDFAAVDRFAAAARREPQVMLFGVGWESGTFDRVLFDRIKDRGMLPMLGWEPWDYQADQAARKQKKLTARQIDRLRSTQPRYRLSRIAGGEFDGYLRSWAEGVKSLGYPVAIRFAHEMNGDWYPWCEKANGNRPGEYVEAWRHVHDLFERAGATNVTWVWSPNARWSKTAANLAQFYPGDDYVDWVGTTGYYGTGAWSRYSSFDAIFGPTIAEIRTFSRRPLVVTETGASDAGGHKAQWIRETFRTLPKHRDVIGLIWFEVDKEKDWRIVSSRAASTAFAQSVAAPHYDVRWSPELIPRTDLDE, encoded by the coding sequence GTGGCACGGCTGACCAGGCCGCGGGTCCTCGTGCTGGCGATCGCCGCCCTGCTGCTGGCCTACGCCCTCGCCCTGGCGCCGGTCACCACGAGCGGGGGCGGGGAGGACGCCGCGCCCCGGCCGCCGACGACAGCCGAATCGGGAGCGGTGGTGCCGGCCGGTGCCGCCAGCCCGCCACTCCAACTGGTCCCGGAACTCTTCCCGCCGGCCGGCAAGGCCTTCGTCGGTGTGATGACCGACAAGGGCCCGTACGACTTCGCGGCGGTGGACCGCTTCGCCGCGGCCGCGCGGCGCGAGCCGCAGGTGATGCTCTTCGGCGTGGGCTGGGAGTCCGGCACGTTCGACCGGGTGCTCTTCGACCGGATCAAGGACCGCGGCATGCTGCCCATGCTCGGCTGGGAGCCCTGGGACTACCAGGCGGACCAGGCGGCCCGGAAGCAGAAGAAGCTGACCGCCCGCCAGATCGACCGGCTGCGCTCGACGCAGCCGCGCTACCGCCTGTCGCGGATCGCGGGCGGCGAATTCGACGGCTACCTGCGATCCTGGGCCGAGGGCGTGAAATCGCTCGGCTATCCGGTCGCCATCCGGTTCGCCCACGAGATGAACGGCGACTGGTACCCGTGGTGCGAGAAGGCCAACGGCAACCGGCCCGGCGAGTACGTCGAGGCCTGGCGCCACGTGCACGACCTCTTCGAGCGGGCCGGGGCCACCAACGTCACCTGGGTGTGGAGCCCGAACGCCCGGTGGAGCAAGACCGCCGCGAACCTCGCCCAGTTCTACCCGGGGGACGACTACGTCGACTGGGTGGGCACCACCGGCTACTACGGCACCGGGGCCTGGTCGCGGTACTCGTCCTTCGACGCCATCTTCGGCCCCACCATCGCGGAGATCCGCACCTTCAGCCGGCGGCCGCTGGTCGTCACCGAGACCGGCGCCTCCGACGCCGGAGGGCACAAGGCCCAGTGGATCCGGGAGACCTTCCGGACGCTGCCGAAGCACCGGGACGTCATCGGCCTCATCTGGTTCGAGGTGGACAAGGAGAAGGACTGGCGGATCGTCAGCTCCCGCGCCGCGTCGACCGCCTTCGCCCAGTCGGTCGCCGCGCCCCACTACGACGTCCGCTGGTCACCGGAGCTGATCCCGCGCACCGACCTGGACGAGTAG
- a CDS encoding glycoside hydrolase family 26 protein: MIRFTFPRVVMVLTGALLLTYAFAVAPTTGSGGRGGAVTAEAKAPRPRGPFPPAGKTFIGVMTDKGPHDFTPVDRFTAAARHQPQVMLFSEGWASATFDRTLFDRIRDHGMMPMLGWEPWDYRLDERARQQKLTAQQIDAVRSAQPSYRLSRIAGGEFDTYIRSWAEGIKSLGYPVALRFAHEMNGYWYPWCELVNGNRPGDYVKAWRHVHDVFRAVGATNVTWVWSANVRYTDLTPPISTYYPGDDYVDWVGVTGYYGKYDFAPYLSFDGVFKKTVTEIRAFSTKPMVVTETGASDHIGRKAEWIKEAFQTLPRYPFIIGLIWFEVNKELDWRIVSSPAVSAAFAGAVAAPRYQVTWSPDMVSRTEE; this comes from the coding sequence ATGATCAGGTTCACCTTTCCGCGGGTCGTGATGGTGTTGACCGGCGCGCTGCTGCTGACGTACGCCTTCGCCGTCGCGCCCACGACCGGCTCCGGGGGCCGGGGCGGGGCGGTGACGGCCGAAGCGAAGGCGCCCCGACCGCGCGGACCGTTCCCGCCGGCGGGAAAGACGTTCATCGGTGTCATGACCGACAAGGGCCCTCACGACTTCACGCCGGTGGACCGGTTCACGGCTGCCGCCAGACACCAGCCGCAGGTCATGCTTTTCAGCGAGGGGTGGGCGTCCGCAACGTTCGACCGGACGCTCTTCGACCGGATCCGCGACCACGGCATGATGCCGATGCTGGGCTGGGAACCCTGGGACTACCGGCTCGACGAGCGGGCCCGGCAGCAGAAGCTGACCGCCCAGCAGATCGACGCGGTCCGGTCGGCCCAACCCAGCTACCGGTTGTCCCGGATAGCGGGGGGAGAGTTCGACACCTACATTCGGTCCTGGGCGGAAGGGATCAAGTCACTCGGCTACCCGGTGGCGCTCCGCTTCGCCCACGAGATGAACGGCTACTGGTACCCGTGGTGCGAGCTGGTCAACGGCAACCGGCCCGGTGACTACGTGAAGGCCTGGCGCCACGTGCACGACGTGTTCCGGGCGGTCGGGGCCACGAACGTCACCTGGGTGTGGAGCGCGAACGTCCGGTACACCGACCTGACCCCCCCGATCTCCACCTACTACCCGGGCGACGACTACGTGGACTGGGTGGGCGTCACGGGCTACTACGGCAAGTACGACTTCGCGCCGTATCTCTCCTTCGACGGAGTCTTCAAGAAGACCGTCACCGAGATCCGCGCCTTCAGTACGAAGCCGATGGTCGTCACCGAGACCGGCGCCTCGGACCACATCGGGCGCAAGGCCGAATGGATCAAGGAGGCCTTCCAGACCCTGCCCCGGTACCCGTTCATCATCGGGCTGATCTGGTTCGAGGTGAACAAGGAACTCGACTGGCGCATCGTCAGTTCCCCGGCCGTGTCCGCGGCCTTCGCCGGCGCGGTCGCCGCCCCTCGCTACCAGGTCACCTGGTCGCCCGACATGGTCTCGCGGACGGAGGAGTAG